The following are from one region of the Melitaea cinxia chromosome 7, ilMelCinx1.1, whole genome shotgun sequence genome:
- the LOC123655246 gene encoding uncharacterized protein LOC123655246, whose product MLDILLIFCSECELKVIMASQQRGLRWRLREEIYTSCAFCIAVSALPALALSYIVVRISNHFWLKLLSNRNPSLEFIRTNTVRTLLDTQRNQGIINVLLCIKGVLNVDEVKEKLIQHVFDRRDAYGEVMFPRLRHVLVSSWGNYAWDANTPFQLENHFIVSNGVYRGRPVSDNNIQDYVSEIISKYFLNDQPPWQYYIIPCVSLEPKYYILVRVHHLLLTGKKSLNIGDLLLVKQLPAASRVIEQGEYHQRSPLSQLSPAPSAIPELWEKINENLSNIWNEFISEYDPTESPESLKHLPGVFHVAGILLMSATSALRGITKKRYIDRDHHLTSITALLSALHQECKKRNLTVPKVLISPLVTIDPRKWPKRIFKATYTTTKIILKLPAFIRDEVIAINEMRTTGRVKKANTYTWKYGKIGQLCIKATGEAWRAISELYKAPAYFWTDTILSDNGKRHILQTVSLCGRKVTSWSRPVPRASVERAARALGVSSTDIALFAVTETLRSYFEQTQTEIPDSILITARAASEDFLYTFAEGDGKNYKKSQTGGMVCLSLPVGATPRGIAAVVQKACKRQGTLAAAWAAQARWGALTRSVPSPLARLTMNVLSRKYAVSYAEINSPIDTMQRTTLWGKTVDYVVYWRPPQANISMSLTVIQYADTIRLTVMADARLSPSHSIPAARWPVIVDKLVSKIDQEIARITAQVQSPLEYISPKKSSKENLESSYEGKSRRVEESSHVGESGYTGESSTTGESSQEEKSSKVEAAPTN is encoded by the exons atgctTGACATACTTTTAATCTTTTGCAGTGAATGTGAACTTAAAGTGATAATGGCCAGTCAGCAGCGCGGTCTGCGCTGGCGACTCAGAGAAGAAATCTACACTTCCTGCGCTTTCTGTATAGCAGTCTCTGCGTTACCCGCTCTGGCCTTATCTTACATTG TGGTTCGAATAAGCAATCACTTCTGGCTGAAATTATTATCTAACAGAAATCCTAGTTTGGAGTTCATCAGGACAAACACGGTGCGAACACTTCTTGATACGCAAAGAAACCAGGGAATTATTAATGTACTGCTATGCATAAAAG gtGTGCTAAATGTAGATGAGGTAAAAGAAAAACTTATACAGCATGTATTCGACCGTAGAGATGCGTATGGAGAAGTGATGTTCCCCAGACTACGACATGTACTGGTGTCGAGCTGGGGAAACTATGCTTGGGATGCCAATACGCCATTTCAACTAGAAAATCATTTCATAGTATCCAACGGTGTTTACCGTGGACGTCCAGTGTCTGATAATAATATTCAA GATTATGTCAGCGaaataatatcgaaatattttctaaatgacCAACCGCCCTGGCAGTATTATATCATTCCTTGCGTCTCTCTTGAACCAAAGTACTATATTTTAGTTCGAGTACACCATCTATTGCTGACTGGAAAAAAATCCCTTAACATAGGCGATTTGTTACTAGTAAAACAGTTGCCCGCCGCTAGTCGAGTGATCGAACAGGGAGAGTATCATCAACGCAGTCCGCTATCACAGCTGTCCCCAGCGCCATCGGCTATACCCGAACTTTGGGAGAAAATTAACGAAAATTTATCGAACATTTGGAATGAATTCATAAGTGAATATGACCCAACCGAAAGCCCGGAATCGTTAAAACATTTACCTGGTGTTTTTCACGTAGCAGGAATATTATTAATGTCCGCTACAAGCGCTTTAAgaggaataacaaaaaaacgaTATATTGATAGGGATCACCACCTCACATCGATTACAGCACTTTTGTCTGCTCTGCACCAAGaatgtaaaaaaagaaacttgACAGTCCCTAAG GTATTGATTTCGCCGTTAGTGACAATAGATCCACGAAAATGGCCAAAACGTATATTCAAAGCCACATATACTACaaccaaaattattttgaaactacCGGCGTTCATTCGGGATGAAGTTATAGCAATAAATGAAATGCGCACTACAGGTCGAGTGAAGAAAGCAAATACGTACACATGGAAATATGGGAAAATTGGCCAACTTTGTATAAAAGCCACAGGTGAAGCTTGGAGGGCAATATCAGAGTTATATAAAGCTCCTGCTTACTTCTGGACTGATACAATTCTATCAGATAATGGGAAACGACACATATTACAAACTGTTTCTTTGTGTGGAAGAAAG GTAACTTCGTGGTCACGGCCCGTACCTCGAGCCAGTGTTGAACGTGCAGCGCGGGCGTTGGGCGTTTCCTCCACAGATATTGCACTTTTTGCCGTAACAGAAACTTTACGTTCCTACTTTGAACAAACTCAGACGGAAATTCCGGACTCGATTCTCATCACCGCTCGAGCTGCGTCTGAAGACTTTCTTTACACTTTTGCCGAAGGAGATGGCAAGAATTATAAAAAGTCACAAACTGGAG GAATGGTCTGCTTGTCACTGCCGGTCGGTGCCACTCCTCGGGGCATAGCTGCTGTAGTTCAAAAAGCCTGCAAACGTCAGGGAACACTGGCCGCAGCGTGGGCCGCTCAGGCTCGTTGGGGTGCTCTCACCAGGTCTGTGCCTTCCCCTTTGGCAAGGCTCACTATGAATGTCCTTTCACGCAAATACGCGGTATCTTACGCAGAAATCAACTCTCCAATAGACACTATGCAGAGGACCACGTTGTGGGGAAAAACTGTGGATTATGTCGTATATTGGCGACCGCCACAAGCTAATATAA GCATGTCGCTTACAGTAATTCAGTATGCAGATACTATTCGTCTCACTGTGATGGCAGACGCGCGTCTTTCACCTTCTCATTCTATTCCCGCAGCGCGTTGGCCAGTAATCGTTGATAAACTCGTCAGTAAAATAGACCAGGAAATCGCCAGGATAACCGCCCAAGTTCAGTCACCCCTCGAATATATATCACCCAAAAAATCTAGTAAGGAGAACTTAGAGTCTAGCTATGAAGGCAAATCACGCCGTGTAGAAGAATCTAGCCACGTAGGTGAATCCGGCTATACAGGCGAATCTAGCACCACGGGGGAATCCAGCCAAGAAGAAAAATCTAGCAAAGTTGAAGCAGCCCCCACTAACTAG